In Pseudoclavibacter sp. Marseille-Q3772, the sequence CATACCGATCAGCCCAGACTTCGATGCGGCGTAGTTGATCTGTCCAGGCGATCCGTACAGCCCGACAACCGATGAAATAAACACGACGCGACCCCACTTGCTGCGCAGCAGCCCCTTGGTGGCACGTTTGAGGACGCGAAACGCACCGGTGAGGTTGGTGTCGATTACATCGCTGAAGTCGTCCTCCCCCATACGCAGCAGCAAGGTGTCCTTCGTGATCCCGGCATTGGCCACGAGAACCTCTACCGGACCGTACTCGTTCTCGACCGCCGTAAACGCTTCGTCAACGGATACAGGATCGGTGACGTCCGCAGCCACCGTGAGCGCACCATCCGGACCACCCTCACCAGAACGCGAGGTGACCGCCACACGGTGCCCCTGTGCCAAGAACTCCTCGGCGATAGCTCGGCCGATCCCTCGGTTACCACCGGTGATTAACACTGTGCGCTGTGTCGACATAATGCTCCTTGTGTAGCGATCCGGAATTCTGCCAATCATACGGCCCTCCGATTTGATGATCGGTTTCACAGCGACGGGGCTAGGCTTAGTAGGTGCACAAAATGCACGGTGACGGTACGAATCGAGACCGCAACGGAGGTGAGAGCACTGGCAGAACCCGTCGTTAACATCACGTCGATGAGTGAGTCGGCCGAGGAGGAGCGACAGTCTCGCACCCGCCGATACTTGCTCATGATGGCAATTCGCACGATCTGCCTCATGCTTATGGTCTTCGTTCGCGGTCCCTGGCTTTGGGTCGTTGCCGCGGTAGCAATCTTCATGCCGTGGATCGCGGTTGTCCTTGCCAACCACGTGCGTCAGCGTCGGATGAGTCAAATGCGTTCCCCCGATGACGGCGCACTCGTGGTCTACCGTCCGCCGGTGTCGGAGCAGGATTGGCTAATGAATCACGATTCCGATACCACCACTACAAACCACTCCACTTCGAGCGCAAGGAAGCACTCATGAGCAGCGGTGAATTTGATCTGCGCAGTCGGCTGCGCGGATTCCTCGTCGACGAATCAGAGCACGTACCCCAGTGCTCTCGCGCGGCCTGCAGCAATCCGGCAACGCGACGGCTCGAATGGCGTAATCCGCGCATCCATACCGAGGAACGAATCAAGATCTGGTTGTCTTGTGACGAGCATTTCGAGTTTCTTCGCGGTTTTCTCGATTCCCGGAACTTCCCCCTGCGTATCGCCGACGTCCACGATCCAGCCAATGAGGAACCCATTCGTTGAGCAGTACACCCGAAGAGTCCGACACGAGCACAACACAGCGCTCGTCACGCCCGTGGGCGTTCCTGATGACGAGGCGCTGGATCTCGTATTTCGCCCTACTCGTCGTCTTCGCAATCGCCTGCGCGTTTCTATCGCACTGGCAGTTCGAGCGTCGAGATGAACGCATCGCCGAGAATCGTTATATCAGCGAGAACTTCGATGCGGCGCCAAAGCCAATTACCGAAGTACTGCCCGATACCGGCTCGTTCACCACATCCCAGGAGTGGACACCCGTTGAGCTCACTGGTGAATACCTCACCGACCACCAATTGCTGGCACGCGCACGACCGCACAACGGTCTGCCCGGCTTCGAGATTCTCACGCCGCTGAAAACATCCGAAGGCACCGTGTTCATCGTTAATCGCGGTTGGATTCCCACCGGACACTCCCAAGATGAACCAGACCATGTTCCTTCGCCACCGAAAGGCACTGTGACGGTTACCGCAAGGCTCAAGCCAAGCGAGCGGAGTATCCCTGGCCGAACTGCCCCCGAGGGACAGATCGCCACCATCCATCTGCCGACGTTTGCCGACGAGCTCGGCTCAGATCGCGTGTATGTCGGTGCCTACGGGTTGTTGCGCAGCGAGACGCCAAGCGCCGAACACGGTGCGCTGACTGCGAAACCTGAACTCACTGAGGGCAACCACCTCAGCTACGCGGTGCAGTGGATCATCTTCGCGGTCATCGCCGCCATCGGACTCATCTACGGCGTGCGCGAAGAGTTTCGTGAGCGCAATGCGCACTCACCGGCGGTGCAACGTGCCGCCGCCCGCGAAGCAGCACGCAGGGCGAAACGCAAGCGCAAGACCGATGCGGAAGTCGAAGACGAACTCCTCGACGCCACAGATTCGCGGCCCTAACACGTTGATCGAGCATTCACTTCACTGCGTTAGACAGCAAGAATGAGAATGCCGATTACTGACTACCTGGCAGCAATTGTCGACTCCGAGCGCGAGGATCGCCGCGGCTCCCCCGCCGACTATATTCCGCAGCTCGCGCAGGTTGATCCCGACCGCTCAGCGTTAGCCCTGTGCACTCCGGGCGGGCAGGTTTATTCCAGCGGGGATGACCAGCTCGAATTCACTCTGCAATCTGCATCCAAGCCGTTCATCTACGCTATTGCGCTTCGTGACCGCGGTATCGACGCCGTCGATCGGTATATCGATGTCGAGCCATCCGGTGAACGCTTCAACGAAATCTCCGTCGACCCCGATAACGGGCGGCCACGAAACCCAATGATCAATATGGGTGCGATCACCGCGCACACCCTCATCGGTGACCCGGAGCTGAGCACCGAGGAACGCGCCGCATACGCGGTTGAGGCACTGGGGGAATTCGCCGGGCGTGAGCTCACGGTTGATGAGGTGCTGCGTGATTCGGAACTCGGCGGACGTTACCGCAATCTGGCACTGGCCGCCGTAGCGCGCAGTAATAACTACATTGAGGTCGATCCCGAAGAGGCGGTGTGGGGATACACCACGCAGTGTGCGACGAATGTCACTGTGCGCGACCTTGCCGTGATGGCAATGACACTTGCGAACGGCGGTAAGAATCCCATTACCGGAAAACACATCATCCCCCGCCAGGTGTGCCGTCGTGTAGTGAGTGTGATGGCGACCTGCGGCATGTACGACGCGGCTGGAGACTGGCTCTCCAGTGTTGGCGTGCCCGCCAAGAGCGGGGTGTCGGGATGCATTTTCGGTTCACTCCCCGGGCAGGTTGGCTTAAGCGCGTTCTCTCCGCGACTGGATGAAGTTGGTCACTCTGTACGCGGCCTCAAGATGCTCGAACGCTGCTCAACCGATATGGATCTCCACCTCATGTCGCTACCGGCACCATCCATTGATGCAATCGGGCAGCGAACCACCACGGAATACGGTTCGGAGTTGGTGGAGATTCAGGGAGCATTGAACTTCCCCACTGCCGAGCTGGTGCTGCGGCGGTTTGCTGAGATTGCGCCGGGTGACTGTGAGGTTGTGGTCGATCTAACACTGGTCCCGCGCATTAACAGCGTCGGTGAGCGGATGCTGCGTGAAGGCTTGCGCATGCTCGGCGAAGACGGTCACCCGGTGAGTTTGGTCGACCCGCACGGACGCATCCCGAACCCGCGATCATACGCGCGAGAAGCAATTCCGGTGCTTGAGGATTTCGCGGAATTCTTGGAGGAAGAGTCACAGCCCGTGTCGAGTAGTTAGTTCATCTCGATCAGGTCAAAATACTCGGGGGTCCACAGGTCCTCGACCGCCTCGGGCATGATGAGCACTCGCTCGGGGTTCAGCGCGGTCACGGCGCCCTCATCGTGCGAGACCAAGACCACCGCACCTTCATAGTGGCTGAGCGCGTCAAGGATCTGTTCGCGCGAAGCCGGATCCAGATTGTTCGTCGGCTCGTCCAGCAAGAGCACATTTGCGCTGGAGACCACCAGCATCGCAAGTGCGAGCCGTGTTTTCTCACCGCCCGAGAGCACGCCGGCAGGCTTGTACACATCGTCGCCAGAGAAGAGGAAGGAACCGAGCACCTTTCGCGCCTCGGTTTCGGTGAGGTGCTGCGAGACTGAGATCATGTTCTGCAGCACGCTGCGGTCAACGTCGAGGGTTTCGTGTTCCTGCGCGTAGTAACCGATTTTGAGCCCGTGTCCGGCAATCAACTCGCCGGTATCAGGCTCATCGACTCCCGCAAGTATCCGCAAGAGCGTCGTCTTACCGGCACCGTTGAGTCCAAGCACAACCACCCTGGAACCCCGATCAATTGCGAGGTCTACACCCGTAAAGATTTCAAGCGATCCGTACGACTTGGAAAGCCCCTTCGCTTGTACTGGAGTTTTTCCCACCGGTGCCGGTGTCGGAAACCGAAGCTTCGCGACGCGGTCCTGTACGCGCACATCTTCCAGCCCGCTGAGCATTCTCTCGGCGCGACGCTGCATCTGCTGAGCGGCCGCTGCCTTCGTAGCTTTGGCACCGAACTTCGCTGCCTGCTGCTGCAATGCAGTGGCCTTCTTTTCAATGTTTGCGCGCTCTTTACGGCGGCGTTCCTCATCCGCTTCCCGCTGGCGCAGATACTGCTTCCAGCCCATGTTGTAGACATCGATGACCTGACGGTTCGCATCCAGATACAACACCCGATTCACGGTGTCACCCACGAGCTCAACATCGTGCGAAATCACGATCAAGCCGCCCTTGTAGGTCTTGAGAAACTCGCGCAGCCACACTACTGAGTCCACATCGAGGTGGTTCGTCGGCTCATCCAGAATCATCGTTTCAGCATCAGAGAACAGGATGCGCGCCAGCTCAATTCGTCGGCGTTGACCGCCCGAGAGGGTCTGCAAAGGCTGGTCAAGGATGCGGTCGGGCAGATTCAGATTTGATGCGATCGCTGCCGCCTCCGATTCGGCGGCATATCCGCCTAGGACAGTGAACTCATCGTCGAGTCGTGCATATCGCCGCATATAGCGTTCCCGCTCGGTTTCGGTCTCTGAGGCTGCCATGAGCGTTGCGGCCTCGGCCAAGCGGTCGCGCACATCACCAAGTCCGCGAGCGTCGAGGATGCGGTTACGCGCGGTTTGTGTTGGGTCGCCGGCTCGTGGGTCCTGGGGCAGGTAGCCGATCTCACCGCTGCGCTCGATGTTCCCGCCCGTTGGCAGTGTCCACCCGGCGAGCACTTTGGTGAGCGTTGTCTTTCCCGCACCATTGCGGCCAACGAGGCCGATCTTATCGCCGGGCTGCACGCGGAAGTTCACATCCTGCATGAGGGTACGCGCGCCAAGAGTGATTTCCAGATCATGAACGGCGAGCATAGTTTTCCTCAGAATCGGGCGGTTGTACCAGGCACAGACAACCTGACAAGTCTACGTCGTTGTTTGAGGAAACGATGTCGCCTTCCCTCACAGACTTACCGTGCGGGAAGGCGACACCAACGGTGCTCTTTCGTTCTTACTTCCAGTGGCTGCTCGAACGTACCCGCAAGCGCTCACGGTACTGACGAGTGGACTCTTCCAAGAGTTCACCCGTCCCCCAATCGAGGATTACGCCGTAACGTCTGATCGCGTCGAGTTCGCCGAGCTCACCGGCACGATACCGTTGCGCTACCGATTCAGGATCCTCTTCGAGCCACGCAGCTCGATTCTCGCGTATTTCGCTGCGCAACGTCTCGGTCTCTTGAACGTTGACCTCGTATTCGTCGAGCTCGACGTCACCCACGGTGAGCACAACACCGTAGTCAAGAGCTGCACGTTCTACTGATACATATCCATCAATGACGTCCTCACACACTTCCGCGGGGTCACGCTCAAGCGGATCGCCGAAACCGCCGCCGCCCGCGGATGGTCGAGTGAACGTATCTCCGGGTTCGATATCCACAGAGCTAAACACAGTGCCCAGAAATCGCTCGTTTTCCGTTCCTTTATTGAGCCACACGCCCTGAGGTGAGGATGGTAGCCCACCTTCAATCCCCCACGTGATCGAACGCGAACGATCAGCGCAGTAGCTCATGACGGTCTTATCACCGTCGGTGAGCATGCCACCCTTCTCAATACCGCAACCGCCGCGGAATCGACCGGGCCCGCCCGAGTCGGGAGCGATTGAATGTTCGGTAGTGAGCACAGGTGATAGTCGCTCCTGACCTTCCAGCGGCTGCACCGCTAGACCTGCGCCAAATACTGGGGCCGTCGCGTTCGAGCCGTCCTTGCTCACGCGGCCTCCCCAACCGCCGGCCATCCAGTCGTACCACATAAAGAACACTCGCTTATCACCGCGCGTATCACGTCCACCGACGAGTAAGTATTCAAGGTTGAACGAACAGGCCATCGCCCGGTCAGGCATAACCTGTGACCACAGCTCAAACACAGCGTTCATGATCTTTTCGTGCGGCCCCGCACAAAAACCAGTCACGGCGTGGGGCCAGCTAGCGTTAATGACCGTGCCTTCTGGACCAAGGTCCGCCGTAACCGCTCGGTAGAAACCGGAGTTCAGCGGAACATCCGGGAAGAATGTTTTTGTACCCGAGTACAGCGAACTGTGCGTGGTTCCGTACGCCGAGTTAAGAAAGGTCGCGACTGCCGGAGCAGAACCATTCAGATCGTAGTGAATACCCTCATCGTCGATAGTGAGTTTGATGCGAATGGGGACCATACCCTCGGGCGTGGATGGGTCGTTGTCGAGGTAGTCGACGGTTTCCCACGTACCCTGCGGGAGCGTTTTGATGCGTTCGAGCACGGTGCGCTCGACATAGTCTTGCGTTTCCTGCATTGCCTCAACAACGGTGTCTTTGCCGTAGCGCTCAACCAGGCGCAGTACCTCACGTTCGCACACTGCCGTTGCCTCCGATTGTGCGTGCAGGTCGCCCAGGGCCACCTCAGGTGCGCGGGTGTTCGAGACAATCAGCTGTGCCACATCTTTTAGGAAATCGCCCTTGCTCCATACCCGCACCGGAGTGATACGAAGGCCTTCGCCAAAGTGGTCTCCTGCCTGTACGTAGAACGAGCCTGGAACTACACCACCGATATCTGCCCAATGGCCCTTGTTCTGCGAAAATGCGATGATTTCACCCTCACAGAAGATTGGCCGCACAAAGGAGACATCGTTGAAGTGTGTACCTCCTCGGTAGGGGTCATTGATCATAAACACGTCGCCGGGGTGAATATCTTCGCCGAACTCTTCCATCACCGCTTTTGCTTGGAAGTGCAGCGTGCCCACGTGGACGGCAATATCAGCGGACCCTTGCATCACCGTGTTTCCCTGAGCGTCGCAGAGGGCGGATGAGAAATCGCGCGAATAGATGACGAATGAGTAGCAGGTACGCAGAATTTGTTCGCTCATCAGATCGACACTCGTGGCGAAGGCATTCTTCAGTACCTCAAACGTCACCGGGTCAAGCTTGCGTTCGGTTGGGGTCACAGTAGTAGTAGCCATGATTAGCCCTCCAAGTAGATACGAATGTTGAGCCACTCGTCGATTTCGGCGCGACACTGCGGCGGAACAACGGTGGTTGAGTCAAGTTGATTGATGATTGCCGGGCCTTGGATGGTGGCTCCTGCGGGTGTGCGCTCGCGTTGGTAGACAGGTGTGTCATGCCACTGACCCTCGAAGTACACCGGTCGAGTCTCGATCGGTTCAGTGTGCGCTTCCGGCTGCAGTTCTGCGGCCTCGAAGTTTGGCTTGGGTGTCTTTCCGATCGCCTTAAGTTGCAATTGGTAGATCTCGACCGGCGTTTGGTCATTACGGAAGGCGAACTCACGTTCGTGTTCGCGGTGGAAGGCTTCGATTGCCGCATTCAATCCATTGTCGTCACTTCCCATTGGTACCACCAATGAGCGCCATTGGCCGGCATACCGCATCGAAACCAGCCGCTGCAACACAGCGTTGTCCCCGCTGACTCCTTCGTGACGGAGCCGCGCCCGTGCTTCTGACTCCAGTTCCTTGAACTGCTGATCGATCTCATCGCGATCAACCTCCGAAACGAGCCCGGTCACCATTGTCGACAGGTCATGTTGTATGTCGACAAGCAGGCAACCCATAGCGCTGGTAACGCCTGGATTTGGTGGCACCACAACTGCGGGAATATTGAGTTCACGCGCAACATCGACGCCGTGCAGCGCGCCGGCACCGCCGAATGCCAACAGGGCAAAGTCCCTCGGGTCGTACCCACGCCGAATGGAAATCAACCGGACCGCATCCGCCATATTGGCGTTGGCAACCCGAACGATCGCTTCGGCCGCTTCCTCGAGTTCAAGTCCTAACGGCTCAGCGATCTTTTCGCGAATTGCTTTGGCCGCAAGCTCCTTGTTGAGGGTTTTGGCGCCGCCGGCAAGTTCCGTTCCGAGCCTGCCGAGCACGATATTTGCGTCAGTGTTCGTAGGTTCATCACCACCGGTGTCATAACACGCCGGCCCCGGATCAGCACCGGCCGATTGCGGGCCGTTTCGCAGTGATCCGGCGATGTCGATATGCGCGAGTGAACCGCCGCCAGCGCCAATCGTCAACACTTCGATGGAGGGGAAGATAATTGGGTGACCGTACTCAACTTCCCATTCCTGGCTAACGCGTACCTCTCCATCCGCAACGAGCGAGATGTCTGTTGAGGTTCCGCCCATGTCGAGGCTTACTGCGTGACTGTATCCACATTGGCTCGCGATGTGCTGTGCCGAGATAGCACCTGCCGCGATACCGGATGCCGCCAAGCGAACCGGGTAACGTTCCACCATGCGTGGAGTCATTGAGCCACCGCCAGAGTGCAGCAGCAGCAGGTCGCCCTTGTACCCGCCATCCTCCAAGGCATCTGCGAGGCGATTTACATATCCCGACACCAATGGCGCGAGCACGGCATTCGCAACGGCTGTGTTGAACCGCCCGTACTCAAACATTTCCGGCAAGATCTCCGCGGAAGTGGTGACCGTTGCTTCCGGAATTTCTTCTTCGAGGATTTCCCGCATCCGGACCTCGTGGCCCGCGTTAGCGAAGGAGTTTAGGAAGCAAACGGCGATAGTGGTTGTGCCTCGCTTCTTGAGCAGCCTCGCAATCTGGCGCGCATTGTCTTCATCGAGTGGCGTAACCACGCGCCCCGAATAATCGACTCGCTCGGTCACTTCAAAGCGATCACGGCGAGCGATGTACGGGCCGGGCACGTCCTTATACGCATCCCAGAGATCGTCCTTTGTGCCGTCGCGAATTTCAATTACATCGCGAAACCCGCGAGTTGTGACCAACGCTGCTTTGGGGAAGCGTCGGGTAATTAGGGCGTTTGTCGCCACAGTAGTGCCGTGCGAAAACAGCGAAACATCGGCGAGATTGATCTCTCCCCGTTCGACACCGTTCATGACCGCAATCATCGGGTCGTGCGGTGTTGAGGGGACTTTCGTCACCCGCATGCTCTTAGTGTCGTCATCAAAAATACAGACATCGGTGAAAGTTCCACCAACATCGACTGCAACGCGGAGATGCGCCATTGCTTTCCTCCTCGGTAGTAGTTCTTCATTGAACGTGTGGACCATGTTGCTTGAGCCGATTTGCAAAATCCACCATGAAATCTGAGAAGTAACCCGCAGACTCTCGTGGTTTCTACGAATGCTGGAAGAATGGCGGCAAGTAGGCGGAAGAAAGGAGCGCAGTCGTGCCCTCACTAAGTGTAGATTCACTGTTCACTCAGGTGTTTCACACCATTGAGAGCGATGCAACGCTGCAGGACATTTGCAATGGAATTGCACGCGCTCTGGGCTGCAACCTGGCGCTCATTGCTGAAAACGGCGAGGTCCATGCATCCGTAGGAGCGCTACCGCTCTCCCGCTTACGAATAGCCGCAAAAGAACCACCGTCGAATGTCGAACCGAAGCGTCCGAGCCAGCATCATGAGGTAGAGCAAATCGGGCTCTGGCTGCTGCATCATTTGAGGCTGCAGCTCGCCGAGGGACGATACGTTCTTACCCTGGCGAGCCACCGAAATCAGCCAACTACTCTCACGCAGCAGGACATCGAGGCAGCGGCTGCAGCGCTCATTGCGGCCAGTAATCTTCAGGGCGCGAGCATGCACAGGATACTCGACACGATGTCACAACTCGTTCGTGATTTGGAACGTGGAACGTCCCGAGCACTGGAACATCACTACTGGCCGCGAATGGAGACATTTGGGTTTCGCTCGCATCACGCCGTTCAGGTAACAGTCGCACTGCCCCGCACGGACGAACAACTTTCGACAGCACGACTCCTTGACATCATTACTCAAGCGCGTGAGCAGCGCCTCGGTGTGTTGACCTCGCGCCAGCTCGTGCGCTCGACAAGTGCTACGGCCGTGCATTTCATTCATGAGGCCTCAGCGGCTGCACAGGACCTACTGAAGGCAGCACTCACGGACTGCTGCATCACACATTCAGCACCGGTGCAGTTCCTGGAAGAGATTCCTCAGGCCCTCGCTGAGGCCGAAACCACGCTGGTACTCGCGGAACATATAGCGAAGCAGCTACCAGAGGGAGGTAATCTTCCGGTGTTGGATTACACCACACTTCCGCTTGTTGCATGGGCTAGCGCAATGGCGCCTGCGCGAGAACTGTTGGAACGTTCCCGGACACTCACGGCAGCGCTAGATGATCATCCCCAACTGCGAGAGACGTTGATTACATACCTAGGTACCGGAAGCCGCATTCCAGCAACGGCGTCAAGACTCTATCTACACCCCAATTCGGTACGGTATCGGATACAGCGAATCGAGGAACTCTGCGGCGTTGACCTCAACAACCCACTCGATACGACAGGGATGACGATTGTTTATCTGCCCGAGATACTTGCACAGCAGCAGGGTTCAGATTCCAGTTCACCCTGATCGCGGATACCGATTAGCTCGCTGACGCTTCCGGTGAATCATCCTCGTCGGTCAGCGGCCCTCCATCACCGAGAATATTGTGGTCATACTGTCCGGCCGTGAGCGGAAGAGTAATCGGTCCGGTGGAGAGATCTTCACCACCGGGAAGCTCAACTTCAACGACCTTGCGCGCACCAAGCGTGATACCGACGCTCGCGATGATGACCAGCGCCACCGCGCCCATGCGCCAGGGGCTGGCATGTTGTTCAAGGATGATCCATCCCATCAGCGTGGCGAACGCCGGTTCCAAACTGGTCAGCACGCCGAACACACGCTGCGGTACGCGGCTGAGGGCGAAGTACTCGATGCTGAACGGGATGAGACCGGCCATGGCGCCAGCCAACGCGGCCAGTCCCAGCACCTGCCAGCTATCGATGCCAACGATCACCCCGTGTGCGCCAAACGGCAAAATGATCAAGAACGCGACCATCATCGCACCGGCCAGCCCGCCCGCGCCGGGTACACTTTGACCCACCCTGGCTCCGGCGAGGATGTAGGCGGCCCAGCTCACTCCTGCAAGTAGCGCGAACAGCACTCCGATCGGATCTAGCGCGCTTGCGCTATGGGCAGCTTCCCAGCCCATGATGGCGATACCGGCCGCGGCGATTCCCACCCAAATGAAGTCAAGTAAGCGACGAGACAGCACGGCAGAGAGCGTAAGCGGGCCGAGGAATTCGATGGCGACCGCAACACCCAGCGGTAGACGCTCGAGTGCTACGTAAAACAGCCCATTGAGCGCAGCCATCGCGATCCCGAACATGATTACATCACGGAACTGACCCGCATCCCACCGCCAAAACCGCGGGCGGATGATCATTGCGAGCACCACAGCCCCGATACCGACACGAAACACGTTCATTCCGGCGGGGCCAACCTGATCGAATAGTGTGCCGGCGAGCGCCCCACCGGTTTGGATGGACAGCGCCGCAATAACAAGCATCCCGACGGGGAGGATGATCGAAGAACCGCGCTGTTCCTGCTGCACCGCAACCACCCTTTCACCCTGGTTCAGGCCCGAAGTCTCGGGTACACAAGCCCCGAAATTCTATCGCTCCGCGGGGCTTGCCTCGCAAATCAGTGCGACCCCCGCGCGGAACGAGTGCTCGTCAATTTGCGCCGCTGCTGACCCATCCGGTGGGTTCACGTGAACGCCTGCGTCAATGGCACACAGGAACTGCTGCTCGCGCACGACATGCCCCAGACAGAAGTGCAAAAGCGTGGATGCGAGCACGCAAGCGCGCTCTTCGGTGTGCCCTTCTGCTTTGGCCGCGGCGATAAGTATTGTGTCCAACTCCCCCACGGTAAAGCCGAGCGAGAGGGAGCTTAGGACGATATCTGCACCGTCACGTAACTGCAGGAGTGCCCGCCGGATCTCGCAAATCGATTCTGCCAGCGAGCCCGCGCGTTCAGGTACGTGGTTCGCCAGCCATGACCGTGCAATCGCGGCAAGCAGGCTCTGCTTATCGTCAAAGTACCAATAGATTGTGCCTACCTGAACGCCCAGAGCATTTGCCAACATCCGCATGCTAAATCCAGCGAGCCCGTGCTCTTGGATCAACTCAGTGGCCACGAGCACGACTCGATCAGCAGACTCTCCTGTGCGTTGTTTGGTTGCCACAAGCATCTTCAATTCATTAGTCCGTGTTCAACAATCCTTGAACACTGTTCAAGGCATAGGCTAATGGACGTTCGTACCCCCCCCGTCGAGAATTCAGAGGTTTACCGATGACGACAGCGTCACCAACCACTCACCAATCACACGCGCCGGTACTCGCAGACGCACTCGCTGCTCCCCGCACCTGGTTGCACCACGCCGCCCTGATTGCCGCAGGAGCTGCTGTCGTGAGTTTGCTCGCACAGGTCGAGATTCCGGTGAAGCCAGTACCGATCACGGGCCAAACCCTCGGTGTCATGATCGTCGGCGCAAGCCTCGGTGCCTGGCGTGGCGCAGCGGCAATGGTGGTCTACCTGCTGGCCGGTGTTGCGGGGCTCCCGGTTTTTGCCGGGTTCAGTGGCGGTCCGCAATCAGTCGCAGAACCGTCATTCGGGTTCATCATCGGGTTCATCGTTGCTGCCTGGTTCATCGGGTGGTGCTCAGAACGCACCTGGGACCGAAAGCCGCTCCTAGCACTGGCGGCATTCTTCGGCGCCAGCTGCATCCCCTTCCTCATTGGTGTGCCCTATATGTGGTTTGTATTGGATGCGGTGATGGGTGTACCGATGACGCTTCCGTTGGCGCTCGACTACGGCGTGCTGCCCTTCATTCCAGGTGGCATTGTGAAGTGGCTCATCGCTGCGGCAGTGTTGCCGCTGGCGTGGAAGGCCGTGCGTCACGCTGACCGAGAGCTTGAACAATAGGCTTGCTGTCGACACAGATG encodes:
- the fabG gene encoding 3-oxoacyl-ACP reductase FabG, which encodes MSTQRTVLITGGNRGIGRAIAEEFLAQGHRVAVTSRSGEGGPDGALTVAADVTDPVSVDEAFTAVENEYGPVEVLVANAGITKDTLLLRMGEDDFSDVIDTNLTGAFRVLKRATKGLLRSKWGRVVFISSVVGLYGSPGQINYAASKSGLIGMARSLTRELGSRGITANVVAPGFIETEMTAVLPEATQTQYKAAIPAGKFGQVEDIAKTVTWLAGEDAGYISGAVIPVDGGLGMGH
- a CDS encoding DUF3099 domain-containing protein, whose amino-acid sequence is MSESAEEERQSRTRRYLLMMAIRTICLMLMVFVRGPWLWVVAAVAIFMPWIAVVLANHVRQRRMSQMRSPDDGALVVYRPPVSEQDWLMNHDSDTTTTNHSTSSARKHS
- a CDS encoding SURF1 family protein, with product MSSTPEESDTSTTQRSSRPWAFLMTRRWISYFALLVVFAIACAFLSHWQFERRDERIAENRYISENFDAAPKPITEVLPDTGSFTTSQEWTPVELTGEYLTDHQLLARARPHNGLPGFEILTPLKTSEGTVFIVNRGWIPTGHSQDEPDHVPSPPKGTVTVTARLKPSERSIPGRTAPEGQIATIHLPTFADELGSDRVYVGAYGLLRSETPSAEHGALTAKPELTEGNHLSYAVQWIIFAVIAAIGLIYGVREEFRERNAHSPAVQRAAAREAARRAKRKRKTDAEVEDELLDATDSRP
- the glsA gene encoding glutaminase A; amino-acid sequence: MRMPITDYLAAIVDSEREDRRGSPADYIPQLAQVDPDRSALALCTPGGQVYSSGDDQLEFTLQSASKPFIYAIALRDRGIDAVDRYIDVEPSGERFNEISVDPDNGRPRNPMINMGAITAHTLIGDPELSTEERAAYAVEALGEFAGRELTVDEVLRDSELGGRYRNLALAAVARSNNYIEVDPEEAVWGYTTQCATNVTVRDLAVMAMTLANGGKNPITGKHIIPRQVCRRVVSVMATCGMYDAAGDWLSSVGVPAKSGVSGCIFGSLPGQVGLSAFSPRLDEVGHSVRGLKMLERCSTDMDLHLMSLPAPSIDAIGQRTTTEYGSELVEIQGALNFPTAELVLRRFAEIAPGDCEVVVDLTLVPRINSVGERMLREGLRMLGEDGHPVSLVDPHGRIPNPRSYAREAIPVLEDFAEFLEEESQPVSSS
- a CDS encoding ABC-F family ATP-binding cassette domain-containing protein, giving the protein MLAVHDLEITLGARTLMQDVNFRVQPGDKIGLVGRNGAGKTTLTKVLAGWTLPTGGNIERSGEIGYLPQDPRAGDPTQTARNRILDARGLGDVRDRLAEAATLMAASETETERERYMRRYARLDDEFTVLGGYAAESEAAAIASNLNLPDRILDQPLQTLSGGQRRRIELARILFSDAETMILDEPTNHLDVDSVVWLREFLKTYKGGLIVISHDVELVGDTVNRVLYLDANRQVIDVYNMGWKQYLRQREADEERRRKERANIEKKATALQQQAAKFGAKATKAAAAQQMQRRAERMLSGLEDVRVQDRVAKLRFPTPAPVGKTPVQAKGLSKSYGSLEIFTGVDLAIDRGSRVVVLGLNGAGKTTLLRILAGVDEPDTGELIAGHGLKIGYYAQEHETLDVDRSVLQNMISVSQHLTETEARKVLGSFLFSGDDVYKPAGVLSGGEKTRLALAMLVVSSANVLLLDEPTNNLDPASREQILDALSHYEGAVVLVSHDEGAVTALNPERVLIMPEAVEDLWTPEYFDLIEMN
- a CDS encoding hydantoinase B/oxoprolinase family protein encodes the protein MATTTVTPTERKLDPVTFEVLKNAFATSVDLMSEQILRTCYSFVIYSRDFSSALCDAQGNTVMQGSADIAVHVGTLHFQAKAVMEEFGEDIHPGDVFMINDPYRGGTHFNDVSFVRPIFCEGEIIAFSQNKGHWADIGGVVPGSFYVQAGDHFGEGLRITPVRVWSKGDFLKDVAQLIVSNTRAPEVALGDLHAQSEATAVCEREVLRLVERYGKDTVVEAMQETQDYVERTVLERIKTLPQGTWETVDYLDNDPSTPEGMVPIRIKLTIDDEGIHYDLNGSAPAVATFLNSAYGTTHSSLYSGTKTFFPDVPLNSGFYRAVTADLGPEGTVINASWPHAVTGFCAGPHEKIMNAVFELWSQVMPDRAMACSFNLEYLLVGGRDTRGDKRVFFMWYDWMAGGWGGRVSKDGSNATAPVFGAGLAVQPLEGQERLSPVLTTEHSIAPDSGGPGRFRGGCGIEKGGMLTDGDKTVMSYCADRSRSITWGIEGGLPSSPQGVWLNKGTENERFLGTVFSSVDIEPGDTFTRPSAGGGGFGDPLERDPAEVCEDVIDGYVSVERAALDYGVVLTVGDVELDEYEVNVQETETLRSEIRENRAAWLEEDPESVAQRYRAGELGELDAIRRYGVILDWGTGELLEESTRQYRERLRVRSSSHWK